Within the Sulfitobacter sp. JL08 genome, the region CTCTGCCGCCTTGGCGTAATCCTCCATCGGCGGGCAGGTGCAGACCAGATGGCGATCGCCATAAACGTTGTCGACACGGTTGACCGGGGGCCAATATTTATCCACGCGGAACGCACCCGGGGGGAAACACCCCTGTTCGCGCGTATAGGGCCGGTCCCATTTGCTTACCAGATCCTCGACCGTGTGAGGCGCGTTCTTCAACGGGTTGTTGACCGGATCAATCCGCCCCTCTTCGATATCGGCAATTTCGGCGCGGATGGCCAGCATGGCATCGCAGAACCGGTCCAGCTCGGCGCAGGTTTCGCTTTCGGTCGGTTCGATCATCAGCGTGCCCGCCACGGGCCAACTCATCGTCGGGGCGTGAAAGCCGCAATCAATCAGACGTTTGGCAATGTCTTCTACCGTCACGCCGGCGCTGTCCTCATAGGGGCGCGTATCAATGATGCATTCATGCGCCACCCGGCCTGTCGGACCCTTGTACAGCACATCAAACGCCCCTTCGAGCCGCTTGGCGATGTAGTTGGCGTTCAGGATAGCAACCCGTGTTGCCTGCGTCAGGCCTTCACCACCCATCATCAGGCAATACGCCCACGAGATCGGCAAAAGCGACGGGGATCCATAAGGCGCGGCCGAAACCGGCCCCTGTACACCGCCTGTTTGCGGATGGCCGGGAAGATGTTCGATCAGGTGCGATTTGACACCGATCGGGCCCATGCCGGGGCCACCGCCCCCATGCGGGATGCAGAACGTCTTGTGCAGGTTCAGGTGGCTGACATCGCCGCCAAGATCACCGGGGCGCGACAGGCCGACCATCGCGTTCATGTTCGCACCGTCAATATAGACCTGTCCGCCATGGGTGTGCACGATGTTACACACCTCGATCACCGTTTCCTCGAACACGCCGTGGGTCGACGGATACGTGATCATGCATCCGGCAAGATTTTCGGCATGTTTTTCTGCTTTGGCGCGGAAATCTTCCAGATCGATATCGCCTCGCGCATCGGATTTTACAGGCACCACATCCCACCCGACCATATGGGCGCTGGCGGGGTTCGTACCATGGGCCGACATCGGGATCAGGCAAATGTTGCGATGCCCCTGCCCGTTGGCGCGGTGATAGGCCGATATGGTCAACAGGCCCGCATATTCGCCCTGCGCGCCGGAATTGGGTTGCATGGAAATCGCGTCATACCCGGTGATCTGGCACAGTTTGTCACTCAGATCGGTGATCAGTTCGCTGTATCCTTCGGCCTGATCTTTGGGCGCGAACGGATGTAGCTGCGAAAACTCGGGCCAGCTGATCGGCATCATTTCCGCCGCCGAATTCAGCTTCATCGTGCACGATCCCAGCGGTATCATCGCCCTGTCCAGTGCCAGATCGCGGTCAGCAAGACGGCGCATATAGCGCATCATTTCGGTTTCGGCACGGTTCATGTGAAAAATCGGATGTTCCAGAAATTCCGTCGTGCGCACCAGATCTTCCGGGACACGGTAGGCCGGCGTGATCAGATCGTCATCCATCATAATCCCGAACGCGCGCCAGACCGCTTCAATCGTGGCGGGGCGGGTCAACTCGTCCAGCGATATGCCGATCTTTGTATCGCCGACGCGGCGCAGGTTGACACCTTCGCGCACGCCCGCGTGCAACACGCCGCGTTGCAGCAGGCCGACATCCACAGTGATCGTGTCAAAGAAAGTTTCGGGTTCCACGTTGAAACCGGCGGCTTCCAGCCCCTTGGCCAGACGCACGGTTTTGCGGTGGATACGCTGCGCAATCGCCTTGAGCCCCTCGGGGCCGTGAAATACCGCGTAAAACCCTGCCATGACGGCCAGCAAAGCCTGCGCGGTACACACGTTGGACGTGGCCTTTTCGCGGCGGATATGTTGTTCGCGCGTTTGCAGCGACAGGCGATAGGCACGGTTGCCGTGGGCATCCACCGACACCCCGACAATGCGCCCGGGCATCGCGCGTTTATACGCATCCCGCGCCGCCATATAGGCGGCATGGGGGCCACCATATCCGACCGGAACACCAAACCGCTGTGTCGAGCCGACAGCGATATCGGCACCCATTTCCGCCGGTTCTTTCAACAGAGTCAGGGCCAGTGGATCGGCGCTGATGATGCCGATTGCATTGGCCCCGTGCAGGGCCGAAATGGCATCGGTAAAATCGCGCACATGTCCGTAGGTTCCCGGATACTGGAAAATCGCGCCGAACACAGCATCGGGATCAATGTTGTCAGGCGATCCGACGATCACTTCGATCCCCAAAGGCGCTGCACGCGTCTGCATCACCGCGATATTCTGCGGGTGGCAGTTTTCGTCGATGAAAAAGCCCTTGGCCTTGGATTTGGCCACCCGTTGCGCCATGGTCAT harbors:
- the gcvP gene encoding aminomethyl-transferring glycine dehydrogenase, encoding MPFKPIDYLPYDFANRRHIGPSPSEMTEMLRVVGADTLDALIDDTLPPAIRQKEPLDFGKAKSERELLYHMKKVASKNKVLTSLIGQGYHGTVTPPAIQRNILENPAWYTAYTPYQPEISQGRLEALLNFQTMVSDLTGLEIANASLLDEATACAEAMTMAQRVAKSKAKGFFIDENCHPQNIAVMQTRAAPLGIEVIVGSPDNIDPDAVFGAIFQYPGTYGHVRDFTDAISALHGANAIGIISADPLALTLLKEPAEMGADIAVGSTQRFGVPVGYGGPHAAYMAARDAYKRAMPGRIVGVSVDAHGNRAYRLSLQTREQHIRREKATSNVCTAQALLAVMAGFYAVFHGPEGLKAIAQRIHRKTVRLAKGLEAAGFNVEPETFFDTITVDVGLLQRGVLHAGVREGVNLRRVGDTKIGISLDELTRPATIEAVWRAFGIMMDDDLITPAYRVPEDLVRTTEFLEHPIFHMNRAETEMMRYMRRLADRDLALDRAMIPLGSCTMKLNSAAEMMPISWPEFSQLHPFAPKDQAEGYSELITDLSDKLCQITGYDAISMQPNSGAQGEYAGLLTISAYHRANGQGHRNICLIPMSAHGTNPASAHMVGWDVVPVKSDARGDIDLEDFRAKAEKHAENLAGCMITYPSTHGVFEETVIEVCNIVHTHGGQVYIDGANMNAMVGLSRPGDLGGDVSHLNLHKTFCIPHGGGGPGMGPIGVKSHLIEHLPGHPQTGGVQGPVSAAPYGSPSLLPISWAYCLMMGGEGLTQATRVAILNANYIAKRLEGAFDVLYKGPTGRVAHECIIDTRPYEDSAGVTVEDIAKRLIDCGFHAPTMSWPVAGTLMIEPTESETCAELDRFCDAMLAIRAEIADIEEGRIDPVNNPLKNAPHTVEDLVSKWDRPYTREQGCFPPGAFRVDKYWPPVNRVDNVYGDRHLVCTCPPMEDYAKAAE